One genomic window of Arachis stenosperma cultivar V10309 chromosome 10, arast.V10309.gnm1.PFL2, whole genome shotgun sequence includes the following:
- the LOC130954835 gene encoding uncharacterized protein LOC130954835, with product MGPIVLSQLATGLSVLAGAVIVRSVMDMDQKPMVGPGSNPRCQTCNGMGRVTCICTRWSDSDAGCRTCAGSGRMACSSCGGSGTGRPLTAKIAIRQPNRSS from the coding sequence ATGGGTCCGATCGTGCTGAGCCAGCTGGCAACCGGTCTGAGCGTGCTGGCAGGAGCGGTTATCGTGAGATCGGTGATGGACATGGACCAGAAGCCCATGGTCGGCCCGGGTTCAAACCCTCGCTGCCAGACTTGCAATGGAATGGGTCGGGTCACCTGCATCTGTACACGGTGGTCTGACAGCGACGCCGGGTGCCGAACCTGCGCCGGTTCGGGCCGCATGGCATGTAGTAGTTGCGGTGGATCCGGAACCGGTCGACCCTTAACCGCGAAAATTGCGATTCGGCAGCCGAACCGCTCTTCTTAG